In one Sphaeramia orbicularis unplaced genomic scaffold, fSphaOr1.1, whole genome shotgun sequence genomic region, the following are encoded:
- the LOC115416612 gene encoding inward rectifier potassium channel 16-like — MLQYTSVSPDDIHLKTDHGKKTGRYVRKEGSCNVVFRHVPAEWLLFVTDIFTTLVEIRWRVMFLIFALSYILSWLFFGIVFWVIALAHGDVKDHGDEPCVYEVYSFTAAFLFSLETQTTIGYGFRGMSENCMIAIVAVTVQDVVSCFIDTFVIGIVVAKMASARKRAQTIGFSNSAVINLRDGHLCVSWRVGDFRRHHLVEGTARAQIVRSTVHATGKMDVIYEDLVIQQREIALVTPTTICHRIDSDSPLYQMSLVDLRSAAFELVVSFTYTDDTTGILHQTRTSYTPDEILWGQLFQEMIRVGRRSYRVDYSLFNQTAKVLVPVVSAEEYDRKKQLRPSPRNSPRHSPGSSPRLSSRPQHQCENLLKPPTVTVELVYDRENKPVDAVAPPDKFTTREL, encoded by the coding sequence ATGCTTCAGTACACATCAGTGAGTCCAGACGACATCCACCTGAAGACTGACCATGGAAAGAAGACCGGTCGCTACGTACGGAAAGAAGGCAGCTGCAACGTGGTTTTCCGCCATGTCCCCGCCGAATGGCTGCTGTTCGTGACGGACATCTTTACCACGCTGGTGGAGATCCGCTGGAGGGTGATGTTCCTCATATTCGCCCTGTCTTACATCCTGTCCTGGCTCTTCTTTGGAATCGTCTTCTGGGTCATCGCTCTGGCCCACGGAGACGTCAAAGACCACGGTGACGAGCCATGCGTCTACGAGGTCTACAGCTTCACTGCCGCTTTCCTGTTCTCGCTGGAAACCCAGACCACCATCGGCTACGGTTTCAGAGGCATGTCCGAGAACTGCATGATCGCCATCGTCGCCGTCACCGTCCAGGATGTGGTGAGCTGCTTCATCGATACTTTCGTAATCGGAATTGTCGTTGCAAAAATGGCGTCGGCCAGAAAAAGAGCGCAGACTATCGGCTTCAGTAACAGCGCCGTCATCAACCTCCGCGACGGTCACTTGTGCGTTTCCTGGCGAGTGGGGGATTTCCGCAGGCATCACCTGGTGGAGGGGACGGCTCGCGCTCAGATCGTACGCTCCACAGTCCATGCCACCGGCAAAATGGATGTGATCTACGAAGACCTGGTCATCCAGCAGAGGGAAATCGCATTGGTCACGCCGACGACCATCTGCCACAGGATCGACTCCGACAGCCCGCTTTACCAGATGAGCTTAGTGGATCTGCGCAGCGCCGCCTTTGAGCTGGTGGTGTCGTTCACCTACACCGACGACACCACTGGGATCCTGCATCAGACTCGGACCTCGTACACTCCTGACGAGATCCTGTGGGGTCAGCTGTTCCAGGAGATGATCCGGGTGGGCCGCAGGTCCTACAGAGTGGACTACAGTCTGTTTAACCAGACCGCCAAAGTCCTGGTTCCTGTCGTCAGCGCCGAGGAGTATGACCGCAAGAAGCAGCTCCGGCCTTCGCCTCGGAACTCGCCGCGACACTCGCCCGGATCTTCCCCTCGGCTCTCGTCAAGACCGCAGCATCAATGCGAAAACCTCCTGAAACCACCGACGGTAACGGTGGAGCTGGTGTACGACAGAGAAAACAAACCTGTGGACGCGGTGGCGCCGCCGGACAAGTTCACGACTAGAGAACTGTAA